CTGCATCATCTGCTTTCGAGCAAGTCCAATTGTCTTCTTCCGTTTTGCAACATTTCTCCGACTCCTCAATAAGTGAAGACGGGTGATCGAGCGACTCCgcctaataaaatttataaaaaaaagattaaatattaatattaattttgagtaaGAAAATCAACTATAATCTAGAAAaccagaaaaaatatttatatcttacCAACTTCCGTTTGTGGTTTGAAAGGGAAGCAGAACCGTCTTGATACACAGTAGATGCCGATATAACGTTTGTTAGGCGGTTCGTCTTATTAACTTGTGAGATGGCTTGAAATTTCTCATCAGCCCACTCACACTGCAGCCCCTCCCAAACTTCCTTGGACATCCAAtcagttttcttctttaatctCCTACATCGTCCCATCACCTCCCTGAGCCATTTCCCAGCTCTAAAATAGAAATTCTTGCGGATTTGGAATGCATCCATTGGATTCCACGTGTAGTATGTCTGCAAGATGTAATACATCAATTTCATAAcatgataattaattgataaataaataaactaagaattaaaaatttaaatcttacGCTAAATTTTTGAAACCACAAGTCCTTAGTCTCTTGTGgaactttttttaaacaagGCCATGCCCCTGGATAGTAGCCTGCAATAATGTCCTTAATGACCTTCTGAACATCATTATTCCTATAAAGTAACAGAAAGATTattaataagggtaaattacaatacaaCATTTTATAACCAATacaacattttaaattatcttacgCAATAGACTCCGGAGTAATGAAATCAGATGAACTTGTCATTGAATTGACATTATCAGATGCAACTTTAGGCACTGATGCAGATGGGGGTGGTGTTGCTGTTGTTGATGAGGATATTGTAAGTGATGGTGATGGATTTATACATGTGTTTCCCGTCTTCACATGAAAATGGGGTAGAGTTGGGGATGAGGAAGGTAACTCTCGAGTTTCAGGAGAAGGTGGAGTAGATGGTGGGGTGGATGATGGTGTAGTAGCTCTATGATCCCTACCTCCATTAGATTCTCCTCGTGTCATATCTACATAAACAtatcaaaagagaaaatataagtTACATTAGCTTAGTTTTAAACTCATCAAGTAAAACTAAAGTAAGTTTAAATAACTTagttaaattgatttaataaaacttttaaattgaGAGTTAGCtaagttaaattagtttagtttTAAACTCATAAGTAAAACtaaagtaaatttaaaataactcaattaaattagtttaacTGAAACCTTTAATATGAGAATTAACTAagttaaaattactattataataagaTCCTACGGTAAATCCTAATCTACAATCATTATCAACATCGCTCATCCAACCTCATCAATACTATTATCATCCCCATTCACCTCATTATATCAAACACATTCTTATcatggaaaaaataaacaaataagagAGACCCATATACTAAATTGTAGGCATATACATGATCACATCCTTGACAAAAAGGTCCAACTTCTGCTACAATATTTACATCTTTATGCCAAACATTAGCAATTAACAACAAGTTTTAGGATAGATTACATCCAGCTtccctaaaatttgacataaccATAAATACCCTTCTTTATTTGGGAAATTGTGCACTTCTTAGTTTAAAGAGTCACCAACAACCAGCCAATTTTATTAGTCGCCGTGGGTTtctatctattttattttagtaaatagATCAAAATGTTCTTGGgactatgaaatataattttaagtattttacgTAAATGGATCATTTCAGGCCCCATTCAAGaaattacatgattttatCAATCGTCTGGCAATTTTTCAAGCAAGATAAGATActcgtaattatatcaaattttaggaatgtttgatgcaatttaccttaaatTTTAAGTGAACAAACACCCAAGTCAACAGCTGATGAGTTTTGATCGCCTCTTCTTTCCAAAAccaacagcagcagcaaatTCACAAATGCAAACTATGCATTACAAACAGTAACTCAATCataataaatcttaaaaatttcaGCATGCGAAATGTAATGTACACGATAAGAACAGAGACTATCAAACACACCCAAAAGccccaaaacaaaaaagaggaagaaaaactTACAGGCAGTGACGAGGCCGccggaaaaaagaagagagagggGGCGGCGGAAGGAGAGGGAAAGGGGGAGGGgaaaagagaggagagagagagagagagagagagagagaggaacaGAGAAAATTAGGGTATGTAAAACAAAGGGGAAATTATACTTTGCGTCCTTATAATTTgggtcaaaattaattttagtccctaaatttttaat
This Sesamum indicum cultivar Zhongzhi No. 13 linkage group LG5, S_indicum_v1.0, whole genome shotgun sequence DNA region includes the following protein-coding sequences:
- the LOC105161888 gene encoding uncharacterized protein LOC105161888; protein product: MTRGESNGGRDHRATTPSSTPPSTPPSPETRELPSSSPTLPHFHVKTGNTCINPSPSLTISSSTTATPPPSASVPKVASDNVNSMTSSSDFITPESIANNDVQKVIKDIIAGYYPGAWPCLKKVPQETKDLWFQKFSTYYTWNPMDAFQIRKNFYFRAGKWLREVMGRCRRLKKKTDWMSKEVWEGLQCEWADEKFQAISQVNKTNRLTNVISASTVYQDGSASLSNHKRKLAESLDHPSSLIEESEKCCKTEEDNWTCSKADDAVEKFRKLSDDRNITSQGLPESSLSTSVNDQQLWLQNQINEILRENRIMRRDMKRINKQMQQLVSLMSDKFGIALKEIMSASEHSSSDNNSPS